The Vulpes vulpes isolate BD-2025 chromosome 10, VulVul3, whole genome shotgun sequence genome has a window encoding:
- the FAM222A gene encoding protein FAM222A, with the protein MLACLQRTQNPPVQHLACPSKSLELRKCETAASSMHSSRYPSPAELDAYAEKVANSPLSIKIFPTNIRVPQHKHLGRTVNGYDTSGQRYSPYPQHAAGYQGLLAIVKAAVSSSSSATAPSGPAKSVLKSAEGKRTKLSPAAVQVGIAPYPAPSTLGPLAYPKPPEAPAPPPGLPAAAATAASVIPLPGRGLPLPPSNLPSIHSILYQLNQQCQAPGAAPAACQAVAGPHPSPAKHGPVPGFPGMAYSAAATGLPDCRKGAELGQGSAAALTLAAATKPAGYADGGLDYLLWPQKPPPPPPQPLRAYSGGTVASKSPEACGGRVYERASGSPLNCGMGLPTGFTVGQYFAAPWNSVLVTPTSDCYNPAAAVAVTELGPGAARELAGPPVEALSGLPSKSVCNTAVLSSSLQSLEYLINDIRPPCIKEQMLGKGYETVAVPRLLDHQHAHIRLPVYR; encoded by the exons atGCTGGCCTGTCTCCAGAGGACCCAGAACCCACCGGTCCAACACCTGGCCTGCCCGAGCAAGAGCCTGGAGCTGCGCAAGT GTGAGACGGCGGCCAGCTCCATGCATTCGTCCCGCTACCCGAGCCCGGCCGAGCTGGACGCCTACGCCGAGAAGGTGGCCAACAGCCCGCTGTCCATCAAGATCTTCCCCACCAACATCCGGGTGCCCCAGCACAAGCACCTGGGCCGCACCGTCAACGGCTATGACACCAGCGGCCAGCGCTACAGCCCCTACCCGCAGCACGCCGCCGGCTACCAGGGCCTGCTGGCCATCGTCAAGGCCGccgtctcctcctcctccagtgcCACCGCGCCCTCCGGGCCCGCCAAAAGCGTGCTCAAGAGCGCCGAGGGCAAGCGGACCAAGCTGTCGCCGGCGGCCGTGCAGGTGGGCATCGCGCCCTACCCGGCGCCCAGCACTCTGGGGCCCCTGGCCTACCCCAAGCCGCCGGAGGCGCCCGCCCCACCGCCCGGCCTGCCCgcggccgccgccaccgccgcttCCGTCATCCCCCTGCCCGGCCGCGGCCTGCCCCTGCCGCCTTCCAACCTGCCCTCCATCCACAGCATCCTGTACCAGCTCAACCAGCAGTGCCAGGCCCCGGGTGCCGCGCCCGCCGCCTGCCAGGCCGTGGCCggtccccaccccagcccggCCAAGCACGGCCCCGTGCCCGGCTTCCCCGGCATGGCCTACTCGGCCGCCGCCACCGGCCTGCCCGACTGCCGGAAGGGCGCCGAGCTGGGCCAGGGAAGCGCAGCGGCCTTGACATTGGCTGCGGCCACCAAGCCTGCGGGCTACGCGGACGGCGGCCTGGATTACCTGCTGTGGCCGCAGaagccgcccccgccgccgccccagcCGCTGCGGGCCTACAGCGGTGGCACGGTGGCCAGCAAGTCCCCCGAGGCCTGCGGGGGGCGGGTGTACGAGCGGGCCAGCGGGTCGCCCCTCAACTGCGGCATGGGGCTGCCCACCGGCTTCACCGTGGGCCAGTACTTCGCCGCCCCCTGGAACAGCGTGCTGGTGACCCCCACCAGCGATTGCTACAACCCGGCAGCGGCTGTGGCGGTCACCGAGCTGGGGCCGGGGGCAGCCCGGGAGCTGGCGGGGCCCCCCGTGGAAGCCCTCTCGGGCCTGCCCAGCAAGAGCGTGTGTAACACGGCCGTGCTGAGCAGCAGCCTGCAGTCGCTGGAGTATCTCATCAATGACATCCGGCCGCCCTGCATCAAGGAGCAGATGCTGGGCAAGGGCTACGAGACGGTGGCTGTGCCCCGGCTGCTCGACCACCAGCACGCCCACATCCGCCTGCCCGTCTACAGATAA